In the Cryptomeria japonica unplaced genomic scaffold, Sugi_1.0 HiC_scaffold_669, whole genome shotgun sequence genome, one interval contains:
- the LOC131872576 gene encoding UDP-glycosyltransferase 74E1-like: MKYLPCMPALHSGDLPWLWAGEYMFRKGIRMGEEIKAIKWVLFNSFLEIEAPVVETLSKEVGVYPIGPLIPPEFLHSRTSTNVLPSFWKNDTDCLQWLDKQCAHSVIYISFGTLAGLSEKQLEELALGVEATRRPFLWVVRSDLMKGSKVILPAGFLERVRDRGCLVSWVPQLEVLSHPSIACFVTHCGWNSVQESITMGVPMLCWPHFSDQFLNRTYVVDVWKLGLSFNANSQGIIEQGEFVKSVEILLESEQGLEIREEAKKLKIIARDAVKDGGSSSNNFNLFVTAMKRQPNE; encoded by the coding sequence ATGAAATATCTTCCCTGCATGCCGGCGCTGCATTCTGGAGATCTTCCGTGGTTGTGGGCAGGCGAATACATGTTTCGGAAAGGGATTCGCATGGGAGAAGAAATCAAGGCCATCAAATGGGTCCTCTTCAATTCTTTCTTAGAGATTGAAGCTCCAGTAGTGGAAACGTTGTCGAAAGAAGTGGGCGTTTATCCAATAGGTCCTCTAATTCCTCCTGAGTTTCTCCATAGCAGGACAAGCACGAATGTCCTTCCAAGCTTCTGGAAGAATGACACAGATTGCTTACAGTGGTTAGATAAACAGTGTGCACACTCTGTGATTTACATATCTTTTGGAACTTTGGCAGGTCTGAGCGAAAAGCAATTGGAAGAGCTTGCTCTGGGAGTGGAGGCCACACGGAGACCATTTTTGTGGGTTGTGCGCTCCGATCTAATGAAAGGAAGCAAAGTTATTTTACCTGCTGGTTTCTTGGAGCGCGTGAGAGATAGAGGTTGCTTAGTTTCGTGGGTGCCACAGTTAGAGGTGTTATCTCATCCTTCCATAGCCTGTTTTGTGACTCACTGTGGATGGAACTCTGTACAGGAAAGCATCACCATGGGCGTGCCCATGCTTTGTTGGCCTCATTTTTCAGACCAATTTCTTAACCGCACGTATGTTGTGGACGTGTGGAAATTGGGTCTATCATTCAATGCGAATAGCCAAGGAATTATAGAGCAGGGGGAATTTGTGAAAAGTGTAGAGATTTTGCTGGAATCGGAACAAGGCCTGGAGATCAGAGAGGAAGCGAAAAAATTGAAGATAATTGCTAGGGATGCAGTCAAGGACGGGGGATCCTCATCGAATAACTTTAATCTATTTGTCACTGCCATGAAGCGACAACCGAATGAATGA
- the LOC131872575 gene encoding UDP-glycosyltransferase 85A2-like, whose protein sequence is MAPHALLIPLPAQGHVNPMMQLAWKLVSHGFFVTFLNSDSNHNRILTANTPNSFFDNIRMISVPVEIPPIDTLKGINENGIEALAKDMGPSVIDRVIKEINAREEENKVTCIIADVWMCFGLQPVATLHKLPLAAFHTSPVSLFAMRYLVPIWSRLASFILMVTYNHTLPIDFSFYSMMQMTFQNIFHLCGFYVKELQRKIKK, encoded by the coding sequence ATGGCTCCCCACGCTCTTCTCATTCCTCTTCCTGCACAGGGTCACGTTAACCCCATGATGCAGCTCGCCTGGAAGCTTGTCTCTCATGGATTCTTCGTCACTTTCCTCAACTCCGACAGCAATCATAACCGCATACTCACAGCCAACACTCCAAATTCCTTCTTTGATAACATCCGAATGATATCCGTTCCCGTTGAAATCCCGCCTATTGATACTCTGAAAGGCATTAATGAAAATGGAATTGAGGCGTTGGCAAAGGACATGGGGCCTTCTGTAATTGATAGAGTCATTAAGGAAATAAACGCCAGGGAAGAAGAAAACAAGGTCACCTGTATAATTGCAGACGTCTGGATGTGCTTTGGCTTGCAACCAGTAGCCACGCTCCATAAACTTCCCCTCGCCGCTTTTCACACTTCTCCTGTTTCACTCTTCGCCATGCGCTACTTAGTGCCCATCTGGTCTCGCTTGGCATCCTTCATTCTAATGGTAACATATAATCATACTCTTCCAATCGATTTTAGTTTTTATTCGATGATGCAAATGACATTTCAAAACATCTTTCATCTTTGTGGGTTTTATGTGAAGGAATTGCAAAGGAAGATTAAAAAATGA